The sequence below is a genomic window from Wyeomyia smithii strain HCP4-BCI-WySm-NY-G18 chromosome 1, ASM2978416v1, whole genome shotgun sequence.
TGCAGTAATTGGAACAGTTCGAAATCGTGGAAGGGCAACGGGAAACGACCTTTCGCTTGTGATATCTGCAGCAGAACATGCGCCACACCGGAGAGTTTGCACCACCATATGAGTGCTCATACAGGAGACCGGAACTTCCAGTGTGACATATGCGGACGACGATTCAGCGTTAAAAGAAATATATCGACTCACATGAGAATACACCGCACAGATTGCAGGCATAAGTGCTCGgtttgcaataaaaatttcacaAGTAATTTCTGTCTCGCAGATCATATGCGCCGTCACAGCGATGAGCGTCCCTTCAAATGTGACATCTGCGACACATTAATCAAGAGATCGGCAGATTTAATGCGTCATATGCAGAATGCCCATAATGTCGATCTCTTCTCAAGGTAAACTTCATATGCAGGATGTAGCGTAAAAAGAATTCTTGATAATTTTGGCAAATGTTATTGGGTCAAAATGACACTTCGTCGATGGCCAATTGCATACCAAAATTTCGCGATTTTGTTCGACGAGACATTATTTGTGACAGTGATTTTGAGCCAGTTTATTTGACATCTTTTTCAGCAATGCGAAGAGTTTGGAACCAAGCCAAAATGATAACAGCCGAAGCGAAAGTTCAGGGGAATACAACTGCGACATATGCGGTAAAcagtacaaaacaaaaaatactcttCGCTTACATCAGGAACTTCATCAGAGCACTGCAGTGAGATCCgaacgaaaatttcaatgtgaAATCTGTAGCGAAGCATTTTCACAACAGTCAACATTAGCGCGACACATTGAAGCACATAGCACCAAGCGACACCAGTGTAAGATCTGTGGGAAAAGATATGCTCGCTTACACACTCTCCTGCTGCATATGACTTGTCACCCAGAGAAAATACCTTTTAATTGTGGTATTTGTGATATATCATGTGAGTCAGCTAAAGCTTTGATAGAACATAAAGCAACACACACCTCAAAGAGGCCGTATGAATGCAAAATTTGTGGAGAAGGATTTTCACTAGTTAGGCTCAGGGAGCATTCGATTTGCCATACTGAAGAGCGGCCTTTTAAATGTGATATTTGCGGGTCTGTATATAAGTCGACTGACAGTTTGAGAGCGCATCAAAAAACGCACGCTCTTTGGAACCCATATAAATGCGATATTTGTGAGAGGAGATGTTCGGGTCCTGGACGACTCAAAATGCATATGACTAGTCATACTGAAGAACGACCTTTTAATTGCGACATTTGCGGGTCCGCATATAAGTCAGTTGCTAGTTTGAAAATACATCAGAAAACGCACGTCTCTGAGAGACCACATAAATGCGAAATCTGCGGAAGAGGCTTTCTTCTTCCTTCCCAGGTAAAGCGGCACATGCGTAGTCATTCTGACGAACGGCCTTTCAAATGCAACATGTGCGACGGATCATATAAGTCAGCTTTTAGGCTGAAAGCACATAGAAAAAAACACCATGACGAGTGTAACCCCTAATGTTCGATTCAGACCATACACTCCTAATTAATGACCTTAcaaattgcttttttttcacaaacgaaaaaagtGATAGGCGACTAGATAGTAATCTTTTTTAAATAAGGAAGAATTATAAATCTAGCACCCCGCTACACAAGGATCGAgagtgaaataaaacaaaacaaggaGATGCGTGTATATATTACTGATATGGACTATTTCTTTTCGGCTGAGCACCACATAATTGGCGACGAGGAAACAGCTGGCTGGCTTCATCACAATCCAGATTCGAGGTAACTATTTCTACAGAAGGAGGGAGGATAAATATAACCGTAACCCTAAAAATAGTCTGCGCCTGTGATCTGCGCCAATTTGACTTCTCGCTTTcagtaataatattataatattattaataataatataaataattaataatagGATGCACATTAACGCTTTTAAAAACGCCTTAGTTCGTACTTTTATTCGCTGGTTCACAGTTGATTATATGATGTGCTATATTCTACCATCAAGTTGAATAATAAGTTATTAGCGTGCATATCATAATATGTTTGTTTTCTAGTCGCAGCGGACAAAAATTGCTAAACTGCctaaaaaaataacctaaacGCAAAAAAATCAAGTTGTTTCGTGTCCAATTCGTCAGATTTGTGAGCGAGATGGACCAGTTTACTCCAATAAAGGTAGAAGAGCTTATAATATTCGACACTCTGAGTACGGACGAAAAAACTTCACTCAACAGCAGAGATCGGTGCTCCGGTGAACCGACTGCAACGGACTACCTCAAGAAAGGCTCAGCTGATGTGAAACAAGAACCTGTGACTAATTTCAGTGATGATGTTGGGACTATGGTAATTCGTAGCACGGTTACTGCCTCCAGCTATAGGTAATTTTGCGCTTCTTCAACggctctaactttttttttttaatatacaaAACGTTCGGTTACACAGCTTGAATTATTGTGTTTTTAACTAGGATTTTTAAGCTTTATAACATTTCATCAAACGCTCTTCTTGCTATTGCAGCGGCTCGGACGGTTTTAAAATACGCAAAACCGGTAATGATTCAGGAAAAAGCCGCGTTTGTGAGTTCTGCAACAAAGAATGTAGCACAAAACAAAGCTTGGAAAATCATAGAAGAACTCACACCGGCGAACGTCCCTATGCATGTGATATCTGTAGCAAAACATTCATCTCCGCTACAAGTCTGATGCACCATATGATGACTCATACAGGAGACCGGAATTTCGAGTGCAACATATGCAAGAAACGTTTTGTCCTCAAAACGAATTTATCGCAGCACATGTGTTTACACCGCATCGATTACCCGCATAATTGTCCGATATGCTATAAAAGATTCGAAAGCCGTTGTAATCTTGAAGAACATATGCGCAGTCACAGCGATAAACGGCTCTTCAAATGTGACATATGTGGTGCATTCTACAAGAGCGCTGATAAGCTAGAAATGCATATAAAAACCCATAAGGTCAACCCCTTCTCAAGGTAAGCgatatttatttgttcaatatGGTAAGATAACTCGACTCCTAGACCTCCTATGGAAGGTCGAGTttgtcttttttattttaaattaaaggATACTAAATTATAAAACTTACAAGATCGGCAAGACCACtttaaatcgaataaaaaatTCGTTTTTTCGGTTTGAAGTTTTCCTACTGCAGAGAAACAATTCTTCAATACTTCAGCCTTTAAAGAGATTTTTAATTGTGAAAAACTAGTGATGAACGAAGAACATCAGTTGTTTtggctaaaaatatttttcctgcaACCTATAAGACGTCTTCTTTCTGTTGCAGCGATTTGGACAGTTCGGAAATGCGCAGTACTAATGTTAGTGATCATTCATGGGAAAAATACGTTTGTGAATTCTGCAACAAAAAATGCCGCACGAAACATACCTTGATGAACCATAGAAGAACCCACACCGGGGAACGTCCTTTTACATGTGATATCTGTGATAAAACATTCATTACCTCTACAAATCTTCGAAATCATAAATTTATCCATACAAAGGATCGGAATTTTCAGTGTGACATATGCGGGAAACGTTttgcactgaaaataaaattatcgTCTCACATGAAAATACACCGCACAGTTTGCCCACATCAGTGTGTGATTTGCGATAGAAAATTTACAACTGATCAATGTCTCGCGAGCCATATGCACAGTCACAGCGATGAGCGATCCTTTAAATGCGATATCTGTGGCACTTCATTCAAGAGATCTAGAGAATTGAGGCGCCATGTGAACAGGATACACATAGTCAATCCCTCTTCAAGGTAAGTGACGTTACGTAAGAATTTATGAgttacctttatttttttttttaacaaaatcggttttttttcttttgcagcAACTCGAAAGGTTCGAAATCACGTTACTTTACATGTGATATCTGCAACAAAACATTGGTCACCGCCAAAGGTCTAGAGTACCATATGGGTGCTCACACAGGAGTTCGAAATTTCGAATGTGACATATGCAAACGACGTTTTATCTTGAAAACAGATCTATCGGTCCACATGAAAATACACCGCCAAGATTGCCCATATAAGTGCCTGATTTGTGATAAAAAATTCGCAACTAACCCTCGTCTTAAAGAGCACATGGTCGGTCACAGTGATGAGCGACCCTTTAAATGTGACATCTGTGGTAAATCATCTAAGACATCTAAAGCATTATTGTACCATATGTTGATGGTCCACAAAGTCGATACATTCCCAAGGTAAGTGGAAAAAATGTCACGTTTCCGTAATCATTGATTTCGTACATTTGCAATGAGATTTTGTCACACAGATTttgaatcattttattttttctttcgttACAGCAACGCGGATATTTTAGAACCAAACCGTACTGATGACAGTCCATCAAAATACAGCTGCGACATATGTGGCAAACAGTACAACAAAATCAGATCATTTTGCTTACATCTGTCTCTTCACCGGAGCACTGTTGTGGAATCGGAGCAAAGATCTGAACGGAAATTTCAATGTGAGTTATGTAGCAAAGCATTTTCCGAACAGTCAAAATTAGCGCGACACATTGAAGCTCACAGCACAACGCTGCACGAGTGTCACATTTGTGAAAAAGaattttcgcattctcgaagCCTAAAACTGCATATGACTTGTCATACTAAAGAACTACCTTTTAAGTGTGATATTTGCGGGTCAACGTATAGAACATTCAGTATCTTGACCCACCATAAGAGAACGCACACCGTGGAGAGGTCATATAAATGTGAAATCTACGGGAAAGGCTTTCTGTTTCCGTCCGGGCTAGAGCGGCACATGCTTTGCCATACTAATGAACGGCCTTTTGAGTGCAATCTGTGCCACCGATCATACAAGTCAGTTGATAGGCTGAAAACTcacgaaaaaaaacttcattagAAGTGTGATCGCATGCGGATTTCGTTATTCCGTTAGGCAACTCGAATACTCTAGTATTAATTTTGACAACTAAGGGGCTCGAAAAATAATGAtctttaaattgaaaatgagGTTTAACAGCGTCACCACCGCCTGacgatttttcattgaaaatgaCTGAGCGCTGAcagagaatataaaaaatatttcaaaaaattaggtatttttttattgataacTGTTTTTATaggttggtaaatggctgggcaaATCCaggtggtaccgactgggatacaagcaaccaaggaaaaataGGCGAACCGGTgtgaacttggtcgtatgctgacagtgAAGGGACAGAAAACAGCTTCTCCTTGGAGCGTCTGTTCCGCATGTCAGGGGCGGCTCCAACAGCGACTGATCTAGAGCGGACGGTTGAATTATGAATTGctgtgtctcgccagctacacctaagacggCTCGATTTCGACCCAGGTGAACGAAAAGGGACaatgattggaaactcggtacttggaacgtcAGTTCTGtttaaaatgagtaattttttgctAAGAGTTATCGCTTCAGTTGCTGTATCCAAAACTGACACTGGATTCAATCCCCGTAACAGAGAAGCTCTTCCAcaatcttttttttccttttttctaaatttagttgggatccagtttttttcagtgttttccagttttttcttcagccttttcccagtaaaatcgaaaattttattggcaccTCTGGCTATATCACATCGTCGCTAGAATAGGAGGGGGAAATTTCCCCTGACAGCATTTGCTATTCATTCTTCCTTTGTTGCGGCGCGTAGCTATAAAAACAGTGCGGCGCTTGGCAGCTGCTCATTCTGTTGGCGACTTTTGGATCGAGCGGAGCGGAACAGTTAAAGAGCGAGAGGTCTCTTAACCTGCTGCAACTAGGAAGCACATACTGCTTTGGACTTGCGTGCCTGCGAAGGAGGATAAATCAAGTTGAGTCTCGTTCGACGGACCGTTTGCGGGATCATACGGATCGCTTTGTTGTGTCGGATAACTTTATTGGGAACCATGGCAATGTCAGGTTACGACACCAGGTAGCCACTAAAAAGCTCCTGCTAGAGGAGGGCAACAAAGCCTTGAGAATGGCCAGACTGAAGGTCAGCTGGTCGGTACCCCCTGGGTACCTTCCAGCAACTCGATGTCTGCTTCAGGTGTTTTGAGAGCAAGCATAAATCCTTGTCGCACAAAGGGCCCTGTTGAATTTTGCTGAGCTTCCCCCAATCTAAACGCGGATTGAACAAAATTGACGGTTGCGCGACAGTTGGTTGATCGAGACAATCTTTCCAATTGTTTCCAGGTGTGGGCCACGCCGAATACCTTTGATGGTTGCAGTGAATAAAGAAACTAATCCCGATATCCGATTCTCATCGATTGGCAGACCAGCAATCTCGCTCTCACCGTAGTATGGGCTCACCAGCACTTGCCAGCAGCGTATTCGGTTGACGCTAACGATGATGATGAAAGGTTGCTTTCGATTAAAGTAGCCTGTCTCTCGTGTGCTGCATGGTTTCGGATATTAATGTAGTGGACTGTATAGATAACTCCAACCAGGGACGAAGTGTGGGGTGAACCTTGTTGATCACCAACAGGCCCAACCGCTCTTATCTTTGCAGCAGATGCGGTGGTAAAAGCCATGTAGCGAGAGGTTGCAAAAAGTCTCCCAAGTGTTTTGTATGTGCCGGCGAACGGGACGCTGAACACACCACGGGAAGCCCCAAGTGCCCGTCTGTCGTGAcgcttaagcctgtagtacacttttttttttttattctcgcttattttccgtcggtctagttccgccactgttgtggccaatcaccgacgcccagggaggcgactccacacccaggaccctaactcacgacccgtttattaacggaccggcgccaacggctttacttcctcatgcgatggaaggcgtgatcccagagatttttcgcctcagaaaatctcccggtgtcggctaggattgaatctagaccagttgggttggttgtgagtggatcacgccacctcacaaccatcgacacctatgtcggcggtaggattcgaacccaggcgtcgagcgtggttggcggagacgttaccaaccacactaggcccccgctcaaagtagtacactctttgaccgagcgtcaaatatttgtctctttttgacagataaaaatttggtcaaagataattatttgtcactctccgattttaacatggggcaaacacggacaaacaacaaccatgatgtcaaattaattttgaccattatgtcagaaggtcaaatatttgaccattagacaaagagcgtactacaggctttagaagCCATCTTGTTGCGATTTCCAAATTCGCGCAGTCCGACTAATCgcttcaaatttcgaacacagAATGAGGAGAAGAAAGAAGATCATTCTACCTGGTGTGTATATCCTCTGTTAGCTCATTATGTTTCCTCTTGCTCCCACCAGAAGATGTGCACTCcaccagaagcgtgaaaaacaaatgttatccgatcggtagctctagtattgcgagtgccaatcctaaatacatCAATATAAtatcacttttgatattattgccgacattaaaagatttcggttttggccgtgttttgattttacagcttgaaaaacagcaacaataaaagtacaagcaaaaaaacgtcacccgtggattgccttatgtaAATAGCAAGTTAGTGCTCACACATTCTACACGCCACATGAAGAGACTTTAATTTTAAGGATAATTTATTTTAACCCGACTCATATCCCACAACGTCAAGCAAACAGGTTAAAAAACCTCAGGCGTGACGGTGATTCGATTAAACCTCAACCCCTGCTATGCAGCACAACacctgctataccaagcagcacATGAGTCGCAGtcttaccacatacataagacatacgttacactcaggaagaaatctttcaaaaaagttggtacaaaatgaacttctcgaaagtaccaacctctgtaaaaaaactctgtttgagttgtttttgaaaaaaacgccagtgttacgtatgtcttatgtatgtggtctTACATTGACATCGTATCGGACCCGCACCACATCCCACCAGGGCATCGGACAAGTCAGATAAGGCGGCCATATGAACGATAGGCAGGTTCACCACAGTACAAGACCCTGGCTTCGGCTGTTACGAATGAAAAACTCTTTGATATCGCAAACTCTAAAGATGCAGTCCCGAACCTGGCCATGAAGCCAACCACCAGATTGTGTAGGGCGATCATGCAGATATGCTTAGATGCCTGCCTTTTCCCGGATGAGTGGAAGCGACGAAGACTGGGTCTGCTGCCTGaaaaaccacctggtgacccatTGGCATATTGACCAATCTGTCTGATAGACGGTGGATGCActatagcttcaaaaagttcaTTGAAACCTTAAGTTGTGATGGTCGTTGATAAGCTCACCTTTTTGAGCCACGTTGATTTCGCCTGCAAAAGGGCTGCATCACTACCAGAGCCGGATTTCAGGGGAGCCCGTGCCTCTGGCCACCActtttttggggcccccacagatcaagaaaaagttttttcctCTATTaataatgagattcaatcaaaagttcgatttacagcaagaaaatttgaatagaccatttcaaaatgaaactttccttcagtgtagTTTtctcgcgagcgccaatatcacaactacatccataagagttcaccttggattctcttggaatgacacacaatAACACAcgatttgaatcgaaccagcgcgcatgaaaggtaaagcagagaaagaaaataacccacaagtgTTTTTTAATGCATTACTGTTGCTTACTCGTCCGaattcagagtccgtgtgcagattttattgacctgcagatgtgtgtttggttttttctagtttctgtagattatcgTCAGggtcgccttatatttgcgcagtttttctcaagttgtgtgcaaatttttgcttgtggatcgcattttttcaaaatgccattggttttttttttcagataggtATCAAGAGAAAATTTCAGGTGTTCGAGCTGTTGCAGGCatctttcaaaaacatctggcacctctggtcCAAATCTCGTACTCACACGATAAACGAtaaaggttttgttttattttggagcCCTCATGAGCCCCGGGCCCCTCAATCGTAAATCGTAAAGTATGCGTCTAAGGTGGGCATGGTGCCTAtcataagattatttagtctctagataagtaatgtcgctagtGTGCCCATTGTATTCGAGGTAAATCATGTTGCACAAAAGACCCCAAGCACTAGAGTCGACTTGTCGCGATTCGACTTGAAAACtgctttgagaatcatgatctaGTAGAACTACCTCTATATTGAATTTTGTTATGGGCAAAAAGTGCCAAAAGAAAAAGTAGACATCACTTAACCAAATTGCTCGCACATAAATGTGTTATCATTGCTTGACTTTGGTCCCATAGCGATTGTAATTTATTTTAGAACTGATTATcttcacatacataagacatacgttacactcaggaagaaatctcccaaaaaagttggtacaaaatgaactactcgaaggtgccaacctctgtaaaaaaaacctctgtttgagttgtctttgaaggcagtgtacctgtgcagccctgcatttgtctcgttcctactcgaaaaatgctgcattgattttgtaaataactttttgacagttccttattggattttctttggggctggataaggccgagaaaaagaaaattcattcggttcattatttatcgagtagtttgacagggcgaggtacggagaactatggggcaacgtgtaccagaaaaaaaacgccagtgttacgtatgtcttatgtatgtgatcaGATGCTTATTCGTTTGGCGGACAGAAGGGTGCAACGGTTTTTGTTTCGCCGAAGCACCAAGGACGAACCTAGtatcacagacagacgtccaagcaagaacaaaattgatcgaaaattccgtgtaaattttcaaagagcattgcgttataaatcacttgtatactagcgccgcctggtgaccttatcgctacaatacatttttcttTCGCTGGGGTATGAGGCTGGCGTCACTCTGGTCTGTCTTCGCTAGTATCTACGTGATGGACGTAGCAATTTTTGGATCAAAGAGTTCTCCTTGTTCGGCCCAGTTCGTCAAGAACAAAAACGCGATGGAATGTGCAGTGCAATATCCGGAAGCCGCTGCAGCAATCGTTGAGAAACATTACGTCGATGACTACTTCGACAGTGTGGATACCATCGAAGAAGCGGTTCAGTGCGCAGAGCAGGTAAAACTCATCCATTCCAAAGGGGGATTTGAAATTCTAAACTGGGTAGTTCTCAGCAGTCTTGGGGAAACGAAAGCCGTCCAAACAATACATTTTCACCAGGACAATGAAATGGGAAATGAGCGGGTGCTTGGTATCATTCGGAATACCATTCAAGACGTTTTATCCTTTTCGACCGAGCACCGTAAAGATATGCAAGATTATTTGCAGGGCCGCAGGATCCCGACCAAGCGCATCGTCCTGAGTTGTGTCATGGGTTTTTTTGATCCACTGGGACTTCTTTCATGTTTTACTGTGCATGGAAAGATGCTGATACAGGATTTGTGGCGTACTGGCTGCGAGTGGGACCAGGATATTGACGACGAAAGTTTGGTTAAATTGAAGAAGTGGATAGTGCTGTTGCCGCTTGTGGAGCAGATTCGTATTTCGCGACCATACTTTAGCAAAACGCCCTGTTCGGAAATCGACAATCTTGAGCTGCACATATTCACCGATGCCAGCATCAACGCTTATGGTTGCGTAGCGTATTTTTGTGCAACAGTTGGCGATCAAGTTAAATGCTCGTTGGTAATGTCCAGATCTAAAGTAGCTCCTCTTAAGCTGCAGTCCATTCCCCGGTTGGAACTGAGAGAAGCCGTCCTTGGGGCAAGAATGCTACAAACTGTCAAAGCTACTCATTCGATTCCCATCAATCGTCGCTTTTTCTGGACGGATTCTCAAACCGTTGAGTTGGCAATTCGTCGCCCTCGGGATTGGGGAGATTTTGGAGACAACCTCATTAACTGACTGGCGCTGGATTCCGTCTCGGCTAAATATCGCAGATACGCTGACAAAATGGGGCAAAGGACCACCGTTGATTTCCGATGCAGAGTGGTTTAATGGTCCAAGTTTCCTGTATCAATCGACAGAAAACTGGCCAACAGAGAAACTGCCGCAATCTAATAGGGATGTCGAAATGAAAGCATGCCTGTTACACCACGAAATAAAGGAATTTTCTGAGTCCGTAATCGACGTGGAAGTGACGTGGTGCTGGCGCAAACTATTGCGAATCGGTGCGTGTGTCATTAGGTTCATTGACAATCTCCGTCGCAAAGTGAAGGGACTTCCAATACGTACGCTGCAGGCAACTGAGAAGCTGAAGAAGTTTTTAAAGTCGAACCATAAAGGAACGCTACAACCATTACAGCAAGACGAGTTCCTGAAGgcaaaattaattttatggaGGCAGGCACAACTAGAGGCGTTTCTAGATGAGGTAGTAACGCTTTTGGGAAACGACTTATTGAAAAAGAACCAGAAACCAATGCAGATCGGAAAACGGAGCTTATTGTATAAACTTACTCCGATCGTTGACGAGAACGGTGTGCTTAGGATGGACGGCAGGATGGCAAATTCGATGACAATATCTTTCAACACGAAGTTTCCCATTATTCTACCGAAAGGGCATGCAGTAACTAAGCGATTAATACAACATTACCACGAAAAGTTTGGCCATGCGAACCGGGAAACGGTCTTCAATGAGCTTCGGCAGGAGTTCTATGTTCCAAATCTGCGAACTGAAATCCGAAAAGTCGCATCTGACTGCATCTGGTGCAAGGTGAACCATTGTTATGCAGAAATTCCGATGATGGAACCCCTTCCGGTTCAGCGAATTAGTCAACCACTTCGGCCATTCAGTGCTGTTGGTATCGACTATCTAGGGCCAGTGGAGGTTATCGTGAGTCGCAAAAGAGAAAAGCGGTGGATAGCATTGTCCACATGCTGGCTATCCGCGCAGTGCATCTAGAGGTGGTGCATGCATTGTCGACGCAAGCTTGCTTGATGGCCAAACGCGGAGCTCCAGACGAAATCTTCTCCGACAACGGGACAAATTTCAAAGGATCCAGTAAGGAGCTGATTTCGTAGGTGAAAAGGATTAATTTGGAATGTGCCGATTCAGTAGTTAGTAGCCAACTCAAATGGAATTTTAATCCTCCTGGTACTCCACACATGGGAGGTATTTGGGAGAGGATGGTTCGTTCTGTTAAAGAAGCGATGAAAGTACTGGATGACGGATGAAGTATTGCTGACTACCTTGGCCGAAGCGGAAAACATGGTGAACACTCGACCGCTAACCTATGTTCCCCAAGATTTAGCGGACTTCGAAGCGATAACACCGAACCATTTCCTTCGAGGTATGTTCAAGCCAGTCGATGGTCATGTGGATAAGTCAACAGACTACGGTGAAGCATTGCGCGATCTATACAAACGTTCGCAATATTTGGCGGACCAGATGTGGTGGCGTTGGTACAAAGAGTATTTACCGATAATCAACAAGCGCACCAAGTGGTTTGCTGAACGTAGGTCGTTGAAGGAGGGAGATTTGATTTTCGTTGTGGATGGACAGGATCGTAAAAGTTGGATTAGAGGAATAGTCGAAAAAGTAATCGTAGGAACGGATGGCAGAGTTCGGCAGGCAGATCACCGACAAACTGACATGAAACTAGATTCTGAAAT
It includes:
- the LOC129732313 gene encoding zinc finger protein 62 homolog isoform X1, encoding MRVYITDMDYFFSAEHHIIGDEETAGWLHHNPDSRFVSEMDQFTPIKVEELIIFDTLSTDEKTSLNSRDRCSGEPTATDYLKKGSADVKQEPVTNFSDDVGTMVIRSTVTASSYSGSDGFKIRKTGNDSGKSRVCEFCNKECSTKQSLENHRRTHTGERPYACDICSKTFISATSLMHHMMTHTGDRNFECNICKKRFVLKTNLSQHMCLHRIDYPHNCPICYKRFESRCNLEEHMRSHSDKRLFKCDICGAFYKSADKLEMHIKTHKVNPFSSDLDSSEMRSTNVSDHSWEKYVCEFCNKKCRTKHTLMNHRRTHTGERPFTCDICDKTFITSTNLRNHKFIHTKDRNFQCDICGKRFALKIKLSSHMKIHRTVCPHQCVICDRKFTTDQCLASHMHSHSDERSFKCDICGTSFKRSRELRRHVNRIHIVNPSSSNSKGSKSRYFTCDICNKTLVTAKGLEYHMGAHTGVRNFECDICKRRFILKTDLSVHMKIHRQDCPYKCLICDKKFATNPRLKEHMVGHSDERPFKCDICGKSSKTSKALLYHMLMVHKVDTFPSNADILEPNRTDDSPSKYSCDICGKQYNKIRSFCLHLSLHRSTVVESEQRSERKFQCELCSKAFSEQSKLARHIEAHSTTLHECHICEKEFSHSRSLKLHMTCHTKELPFKCDICGSTYRTFSILTHHKRTHTVERSYKCEIYGKGFLFPSGLERHMLCHTNERPFECNLCHRSYKSVDRLKTHEKKLH
- the LOC129732313 gene encoding zinc finger protein 62 homolog isoform X2; translation: MDQFTPIKVEELIIFDTLSTDEKTSLNSRDRCSGEPTATDYLKKGSADVKQEPVTNFSDDVGTMVIRSTVTASSYSGSDGFKIRKTGNDSGKSRVCEFCNKECSTKQSLENHRRTHTGERPYACDICSKTFISATSLMHHMMTHTGDRNFECNICKKRFVLKTNLSQHMCLHRIDYPHNCPICYKRFESRCNLEEHMRSHSDKRLFKCDICGAFYKSADKLEMHIKTHKVNPFSSDLDSSEMRSTNVSDHSWEKYVCEFCNKKCRTKHTLMNHRRTHTGERPFTCDICDKTFITSTNLRNHKFIHTKDRNFQCDICGKRFALKIKLSSHMKIHRTVCPHQCVICDRKFTTDQCLASHMHSHSDERSFKCDICGTSFKRSRELRRHVNRIHIVNPSSSNSKGSKSRYFTCDICNKTLVTAKGLEYHMGAHTGVRNFECDICKRRFILKTDLSVHMKIHRQDCPYKCLICDKKFATNPRLKEHMVGHSDERPFKCDICGKSSKTSKALLYHMLMVHKVDTFPSNADILEPNRTDDSPSKYSCDICGKQYNKIRSFCLHLSLHRSTVVESEQRSERKFQCELCSKAFSEQSKLARHIEAHSTTLHECHICEKEFSHSRSLKLHMTCHTKELPFKCDICGSTYRTFSILTHHKRTHTVERSYKCEIYGKGFLFPSGLERHMLCHTNERPFECNLCHRSYKSVDRLKTHEKKLH
- the LOC129732313 gene encoding zinc finger protein 62 homolog isoform X3 — its product is MVIRSTVTASSYSGSDGFKIRKTGNDSGKSRVCEFCNKECSTKQSLENHRRTHTGERPYACDICSKTFISATSLMHHMMTHTGDRNFECNICKKRFVLKTNLSQHMCLHRIDYPHNCPICYKRFESRCNLEEHMRSHSDKRLFKCDICGAFYKSADKLEMHIKTHKVNPFSSDLDSSEMRSTNVSDHSWEKYVCEFCNKKCRTKHTLMNHRRTHTGERPFTCDICDKTFITSTNLRNHKFIHTKDRNFQCDICGKRFALKIKLSSHMKIHRTVCPHQCVICDRKFTTDQCLASHMHSHSDERSFKCDICGTSFKRSRELRRHVNRIHIVNPSSSNSKGSKSRYFTCDICNKTLVTAKGLEYHMGAHTGVRNFECDICKRRFILKTDLSVHMKIHRQDCPYKCLICDKKFATNPRLKEHMVGHSDERPFKCDICGKSSKTSKALLYHMLMVHKVDTFPSNADILEPNRTDDSPSKYSCDICGKQYNKIRSFCLHLSLHRSTVVESEQRSERKFQCELCSKAFSEQSKLARHIEAHSTTLHECHICEKEFSHSRSLKLHMTCHTKELPFKCDICGSTYRTFSILTHHKRTHTVERSYKCEIYGKGFLFPSGLERHMLCHTNERPFECNLCHRSYKSVDRLKTHEKKLH